Proteins co-encoded in one Methanobrevibacter gottschalkii DSM 11977 genomic window:
- a CDS encoding 4Fe-4S binding protein codes for MLQILVDEEKCIGCGNCAEICPKSAKIWKVKDVAHILDLRYCHVCTLCAMECPTQCIKIERNG; via the coding sequence ATGTTACAAATTTTAGTTGATGAAGAAAAGTGTATTGGTTGTGGAAATTGTGCTGAGATTTGTCCAAAATCTGCTAAAATTTGGAAAGTTAAGGACGTTGCACATATATTGGATTTAAGATATTGTCATGTTTGTACTTTATGTGCAATGGAATGCCCTACACAATGCATTAAAATTGAACGTAATGGTTGA
- a CDS encoding branched-chain amino acid transaminase, whose product MAWDDTASKIWVDGDMVDWKDAKIHVLSHVVHYGTSVFEGIRAYKNENGVAVFRLKEHVQRLFDSAKIYKMEIPFTQEEIQEAILEVVRVNDLNGCYIRPIAFKGYGQLGVDPSSCPVNVVIAAWEWGSYLGEEGMANGVDIGVSSWRKPAPDTFPALAKCGANYMNSQLAKLEAIDNGYDEAIMLDYEGHVSEGSGENIFLVEDEKLFTPAMSSSNLKGITRDSIMTVARDLGYEVIEEVISRERLYSANEVFFTGTAAEVTPIRSIDHRTIGIGKRGPISEKLQTAFFEIVEAKVEDKYGWLSYI is encoded by the coding sequence ATGGCATGGGATGACACAGCTAGTAAAATTTGGGTAGATGGAGACATGGTTGATTGGAAAGATGCAAAAATTCATGTACTTTCTCATGTGGTCCACTATGGTACAAGTGTTTTTGAAGGAATTCGTGCATATAAAAATGAAAATGGTGTAGCGGTATTCCGTTTAAAAGAACATGTACAACGTTTATTTGATTCCGCAAAAATATATAAAATGGAAATTCCATTTACACAAGAAGAAATTCAAGAAGCAATTTTAGAAGTTGTTCGTGTAAATGATTTAAATGGATGTTATATTCGTCCTATTGCATTTAAAGGATATGGACAATTAGGTGTAGATCCTTCAAGCTGTCCTGTTAATGTAGTTATTGCTGCTTGGGAATGGGGATCCTATTTGGGTGAAGAAGGAATGGCAAATGGTGTGGATATTGGAGTATCTTCTTGGAGAAAACCGGCACCTGATACCTTCCCAGCACTTGCAAAATGTGGTGCAAATTATATGAACTCCCAATTAGCAAAACTCGAAGCTATTGATAATGGATATGATGAGGCTATCATGCTTGATTATGAGGGGCATGTTTCCGAAGGAAGTGGGGAAAATATCTTCCTTGTTGAAGATGAAAAACTATTCACTCCAGCAATGTCATCATCAAACCTTAAAGGTATTACAAGAGATTCTATAATGACTGTTGCACGTGATTTGGGTTATGAAGTTATTGAAGAAGTTATTTCAAGAGAAAGATTATACTCTGCTAATGAAGTATTTTTTACAGGAACTGCAGCTGAAGTAACTCCGATCCGTTCAATTGATCACAGAACTATAGGTATAGGTAAAAGGGGACCAATTTCTGAAAAACTACAAACTGCTTTCTTCGAGATTGTGGAAGCTAAAGTAGAAGATAAATATGGTTGGTTATCTTACATCTAA
- a CDS encoding DUF2149 domain-containing protein gives MIRRKKGKFLSQGEEDPMSGTSNLVDVMLVIAVGLLIFLVISWNMQNIVFNENMDEQQKEKVKNAIKEVSQIDQGNELNDTPDISKSSGKGFTEMGKVYRDSDTGKLIMVEG, from the coding sequence ATGATTCGTAGAAAAAAAGGAAAATTTCTCAGTCAAGGTGAAGAAGATCCTATGAGTGGAACATCAAATTTAGTTGATGTAATGTTGGTTATTGCTGTTGGACTGCTGATATTTTTAGTTATTTCTTGGAACATGCAGAATATTGTATTTAATGAAAATATGGATGAACAACAAAAAGAAAAAGTGAAAAATGCAATAAAAGAGGTTTCACAAATTGACCAGGGCAATGAATTAAATGATACTCCGGATATAAGTAAATCTTCTGGAAAAGGTTTTACTGAAATGGGTAAAGTTTATCGAGATTCTGACACGGGTAAATTAATCATGGTTGAAGGTTAA
- the uppP gene encoding undecaprenyl-diphosphatase UppP produces the protein MDILQAIIIGIVQGLTEFLPVSSSAHLVFAQKLVGVESSLTFDVLLHLGTLIAVLWFFRWDIIKMLKSWWLSIGDLLQGRFKQGFYDDPYKRLAWYVILATIPVGIVGVLFDDAIESLFAGALYVPAFFLFVTGTILYLSQRMNSGKINMNNMSKVEALVMGLGQACAILPGLSRSGTTIAAGLVMGLDKEFAAKFSFILSIPAIFGAFIFKLKDIGSAMDVNFLPVFIGFIVSILAGYLAIKWMLDLIKNRSLDIFAYYCWLMGIIVFMGSISHIF, from the coding sequence ATGGATATATTACAGGCTATAATAATTGGTATTGTTCAAGGGTTAACTGAATTTTTACCAGTTAGTAGCTCAGCACATTTAGTATTCGCTCAAAAATTAGTGGGTGTTGAAAGTTCTCTTACATTTGATGTTTTACTTCATTTGGGAACATTGATTGCTGTTCTTTGGTTCTTCCGTTGGGACATAATTAAAATGCTTAAATCTTGGTGGTTGAGTATTGGTGATTTATTGCAAGGAAGATTTAAACAAGGTTTTTATGATGATCCTTATAAGAGACTTGCATGGTATGTTATTTTAGCAACTATTCCAGTTGGTATTGTTGGAGTCTTATTTGATGATGCAATAGAATCATTATTTGCAGGCGCACTTTATGTTCCGGCATTCTTTTTATTTGTAACTGGTACTATTCTTTATTTGTCTCAAAGAATGAATAGTGGAAAGATTAACATGAATAACATGTCTAAGGTTGAGGCATTGGTAATGGGATTAGGTCAGGCATGTGCAATATTGCCGGGTCTTTCACGTTCAGGAACTACAATCGCAGCAGGTTTGGTAATGGGTCTTGATAAAGAGTTCGCTGCTAAATTCAGTTTTATTTTATCCATTCCAGCAATTTTTGGAGCATTCATTTTTAAATTAAAAGACATAGGTTCTGCAATGGATGTTAACTTTTTACCGGTTTTCATAGGTTTTATTGTATCTATACTTGCAGGATATCTGGCTATTAAATGGATGTTGGATTTAATTAAAAACAGAAGCTTGGATATCTTTGCATATTATTGCTGGCTGATGGGTATTATAGTGTTTATGGGATCAATTTCCCATATATTTTAA
- a CDS encoding MotA/TolQ/ExbB proton channel family protein, with amino-acid sequence MVAIPGSEFLTAALNVVSQSLQIPVIIFLLIFAVFAVFAFGGLISDYRTRIKLNRDYKEKLIFSLVNSKTVDELKHAVDGSEIYNSQKEVLLKIADAHSLSCESRESWALNLIEEEEVVMAKSLEKIDIVTRIGPTLGLMGTLIPMGPGLAALGNGDVSTLAAAIIVAFDTTVVGIGSGAVAYVISKIRRRWYEEYSSNLQLFVNAVLENLND; translated from the coding sequence ATGGTGGCTATTCCTGGGAGTGAGTTTTTAACTGCTGCTTTAAATGTAGTTTCTCAAAGTTTACAGATTCCAGTAATTATTTTCTTATTGATTTTTGCAGTTTTTGCAGTTTTTGCTTTTGGAGGTCTTATTTCAGATTATAGGACTCGTATAAAATTAAATAGGGATTATAAAGAAAAGTTAATATTTTCTTTAGTTAATTCTAAAACAGTCGATGAACTTAAACATGCTGTTGATGGTTCAGAGATTTATAATTCTCAAAAAGAAGTTCTATTAAAAATAGCTGATGCACATTCATTATCTTGTGAATCTCGAGAATCATGGGCTTTAAATTTAATTGAGGAAGAAGAGGTCGTCATGGCCAAATCTCTTGAAAAAATAGATATTGTTACTCGTATTGGTCCAACTCTTGGATTAATGGGTACTTTAATCCCAATGGGTCCCGGTCTTGCAGCATTAGGTAATGGGGATGTTTCAACATTGGCTGCTGCTATCATTGTAGCATTCGACACAACAGTCGTTGGTATCGGGTCTGGTGCTGTTGCTTATGTTATATCAAAAATTAGACGTAGATGGTATGAGGAATATTCATCTAATCTTCAGTTATTTGTAAATGCAGTTTTAGAGAATTTAAACGATTAG
- a CDS encoding TOBE domain-containing protein, giving the protein MADVNAGVEYKINVDGNLFLLDNKKYQLLQSILDTGSLTNASKEIKVSYRTALSYIEKMESALNVKIVNTTKGGKGGGGGTSLTDEGYSILKECKKINAIMELHKDVNEIEADIVDINVEKGVMTIKMNQFEINAPLNRNYDIGDKILALISYDNIFLMLEPQSSSIRNVLKGQIIEMSLQNEIIRVKVDVGGVVLCSDITVSAEKELNLNIGTEVYVGFKAMSVATLKL; this is encoded by the coding sequence ATGGCGGATGTAAATGCTGGTGTTGAATATAAAATTAATGTTGATGGTAATTTATTTTTATTGGATAATAAAAAATACCAATTATTACAATCTATCTTAGATACTGGTTCTTTAACAAATGCGTCTAAGGAAATTAAAGTTTCTTATAGGACTGCTTTAAGTTATATTGAAAAAATGGAATCTGCACTTAATGTAAAAATTGTTAATACTACTAAAGGTGGTAAAGGTGGAGGTGGAGGAACCTCTCTTACAGATGAGGGTTACTCTATCTTAAAGGAGTGTAAAAAGATTAATGCAATCATGGAACTTCATAAGGACGTTAATGAAATTGAAGCGGATATTGTTGACATTAATGTTGAGAAGGGTGTAATGACTATTAAAATGAATCAGTTTGAAATAAATGCCCCGTTAAACAGGAATTATGATATTGGGGATAAAATTTTAGCTTTAATAAGTTATGATAATATATTTTTAATGCTGGAACCTCAGTCTTCAAGTATCCGTAATGTTTTAAAAGGCCAGATCATTGAAATGAGTCTTCAAAATGAGATAATTCGTGTTAAAGTGGATGTTGGCGGAGTTGTTTTGTGTTCTGATATTACTGTTTCTGCTGAAAAAGAGTTAAATCTTAATATAGGCACCGAAGTTTATGTAGGTTTTAAAGCAATGTCTGTTGCAACATTAAAATTATGA
- a CDS encoding F420-dependent methylenetetrahydromethanopterin dehydrogenase yields the protein MVVKIAIIKSGNIGTSPVIDLLLDERADRPNIDVRTFGSGAKMNPEQVEDVVPKIDAFEPDFAIFISPNPGAPGPAKAREMLSEKDIPAIIVGDAPGKGKKDEMDEQGLGYIIVMSDPMIGAKREWLDPTEMAIFNSDILKVLAETGALRLVQQTIDTVIEQAEAGEIELPKLIVTAEKAAEAGGFANPYAKAKAIAAYEMAGSVANLDMKGCFMTKGFENFIPLVAAAHEIAACAAKLAQEAREIEKANDTVLRTPHMKEGNLGSKTDLISKPE from the coding sequence ATGGTAGTTAAAATTGCTATTATTAAAAGTGGTAATATTGGTACTTCACCAGTAATTGACCTATTGTTAGATGAAAGAGCAGACAGACCAAATATCGATGTAAGAACATTTGGATCTGGAGCAAAAATGAACCCTGAACAAGTAGAAGACGTTGTACCTAAAATAGATGCATTCGAACCTGATTTTGCAATCTTTATCAGCCCAAACCCAGGAGCACCTGGTCCTGCTAAGGCAAGAGAAATGTTATCTGAAAAAGATATTCCTGCAATTATCGTTGGTGACGCACCTGGTAAAGGTAAAAAAGATGAAATGGATGAACAAGGATTAGGTTACATCATCGTTATGTCTGACCCAATGATTGGTGCAAAAAGAGAATGGTTAGACCCAACTGAAATGGCTATCTTCAACTCCGACATCTTAAAAGTATTAGCTGAAACTGGAGCATTAAGATTAGTCCAACAAACTATTGATACTGTAATCGAACAAGCTGAAGCAGGTGAAATCGAATTACCTAAACTTATAGTAACTGCTGAAAAAGCTGCTGAAGCAGGTGGATTCGCAAACCCTTACGCAAAAGCAAAAGCTATTGCTGCATATGAAATGGCTGGATCCGTTGCAAACTTAGACATGAAAGGTTGTTTCATGACCAAAGGTTTCGAAAACTTCATCCCATTAGTAGCTGCTGCTCACGAAATTGCTGCATGTGCTGCTAAATTAGCTCAAGAAGCAAGAGAAATTGAAAAAGCTAATGATACTGTTTTAAGAACCCCTCACATGAAAGAAGGAAACCTTGGTTCTAAAACTGACTTAATCTCAAAACCAGAATAA
- a CDS encoding bifunctional N(6)-L-threonylcarbamoyladenine synthase/serine/threonine protein kinase yields MIILICLGIEGTAEKTGVGIVDGDGNILAMTGNQLFPEEGGIHPRMAAEHHAEWIPKLIPQAIEESGLSYEDIDMISFSQGPGLGPGLRIVATSARSLALSLKKPIIGVNHCIAHVEVGKLDTGAVNPVSLYVSGGNSQVIAHESGRYRIFGETLDIAIGNCLDHFGRETGLGHPGGPVIEKLSKQGSYIDLPYVVKGMDFSFSGLLSAALREAKKGTPIEDICFSLQETAFSMLVEVTERALSHTQKDEVMLCGGVAANSRLREMLNTMSEEHGAKFYMPEMKLCGDNGVMIAWLGLLMFREFGSMDLSQTGIIQKFRTDEVDIPWVDNVKTYLKLSDDLIAKGAESNIVKSNYLGEKAVLKDRIPKGYRIAEIDDKIRRARTKEEAKLLSDAKCAGVKTPILYDINLEEKSILMEEIKGKMVKDVMDEDLAFKIGVEIAKLHAADIIHGDITSSNMMLQDGKLVFIDFGLGKYSNLDEDKAVDLLVLKKSLQSIDYNLASKYFDCVLVGYGDENMVNKISDIESRGRYTH; encoded by the coding sequence TTGATTATTTTGATATGTTTAGGAATTGAAGGAACTGCAGAAAAAACAGGTGTAGGTATTGTTGATGGTGATGGCAATATATTGGCTATGACTGGAAATCAATTATTTCCAGAGGAAGGTGGTATTCATCCAAGAATGGCGGCAGAACATCATGCAGAATGGATTCCTAAATTAATTCCTCAGGCTATTGAAGAATCTGGACTTTCATATGAGGATATTGATATGATATCTTTTTCACAAGGCCCTGGCTTGGGTCCGGGTTTAAGAATTGTTGCAACTTCGGCCCGTAGTCTCGCATTATCTCTTAAAAAACCAATAATTGGTGTAAATCATTGTATTGCTCATGTTGAAGTTGGAAAACTTGATACTGGTGCTGTAAATCCGGTTTCTCTTTATGTAAGCGGTGGAAATAGTCAAGTTATTGCTCATGAAAGTGGAAGATATAGGATTTTTGGTGAAACCTTAGACATAGCTATTGGTAATTGCCTTGATCATTTTGGCCGTGAAACTGGTTTGGGTCATCCCGGTGGTCCAGTTATTGAAAAATTATCTAAACAGGGGTCTTATATTGATTTGCCTTATGTTGTAAAAGGAATGGACTTTTCATTTTCAGGATTATTGTCTGCTGCGTTAAGGGAAGCTAAAAAAGGAACTCCTATTGAAGACATTTGTTTTTCACTTCAGGAAACTGCTTTTTCAATGCTTGTTGAAGTAACAGAACGTGCTCTTTCCCATACTCAGAAAGATGAAGTAATGTTGTGTGGTGGTGTTGCAGCTAATTCAAGACTAAGGGAAATGCTTAACACAATGTCTGAGGAGCATGGTGCTAAATTTTATATGCCTGAGATGAAACTTTGTGGTGATAATGGTGTAATGATTGCATGGTTGGGTCTTTTGATGTTTCGTGAGTTTGGATCTATGGACTTATCTCAAACTGGTATTATTCAAAAGTTTAGAACTGATGAAGTTGATATTCCGTGGGTTGATAATGTTAAAACCTACTTAAAATTAAGTGATGATTTGATTGCTAAAGGTGCAGAATCTAACATTGTTAAAAGTAACTATTTGGGTGAAAAAGCTGTTCTAAAAGACAGAATTCCTAAGGGGTATAGAATCGCCGAAATTGATGATAAAATTAGAAGAGCAAGAACAAAAGAGGAAGCTAAACTTTTATCTGATGCAAAATGTGCTGGTGTTAAAACTCCTATTTTATATGATATTAACTTAGAAGAAAAATCAATTTTGATGGAAGAAATTAAAGGTAAAATGGTTAAAGATGTCATGGATGAGGATTTGGCATTTAAAATAGGTGTGGAAATTGCCAAACTTCATGCTGCTGATATTATTCATGGGGATATTACTTCATCAAATATGATGCTTCAGGATGGGAAATTGGTTTTTATCGATTTTGGTCTTGGAAAATATTCTAATTTAGATGAAGATAAAGCAGTTGATTTGCTTGTTTTAAAGAAATCTCTTCAGAGTATTGATTATAATTTAGCATCGAAATATTTTGATTGCGTATTGGTGGGATATGGTGATGAAAATATGGTTAATAAAATATCTGACATAGAGTCACGTGGGAGATATACCCACTAA
- a CDS encoding flippase has translation MANKLIRGSLIILIGNVIFRIGGYIYRFLMAILLGPTAYGILGITLPFQGIFQTLSAGGLPPAIAKYVAEYEAIDEKDMARQTIYTALKIMVFLGLFFGVLMIFIVAPYLAYGYLGKPEALIPLQIVGLITPFSVIVGAFRGAFQGVYKMEYIVYTRAVEQLGMILFATAFVLIGLSTVGALWGTVLGYSLSVVAAVYIFKYHMGNLIPEPSDDFVFTRRDELKLATVLVKFSIPVIITAIAEMLIYNICTIVMGKFLTFDDIGFFAAADPIARLPLIISISIATTILPASSEAFKLKDIGMLQKYVSEAYKFSLLFVVPMCVGLALFAEPTLRVLYFKNPAYVAGAMALAILSIGMTFYSIFAISTSIVQGIGNPRIPMYILVGGAVVTGVLNWIMVPTLGIAGGALATSVACFLMMVPCIYFVFRLTKTKAPVVAVAKILVASAVMGIVAYFIPKSTLFLFPGIVLCMVVYFFALILVKFFQKDDIESLRKFSSKFGPFSKLINKMLNFVERIEFR, from the coding sequence ATGGCAAATAAGTTAATTCGTGGTAGTTTAATAATTTTAATAGGTAATGTAATTTTCCGTATTGGGGGTTATATTTACCGTTTCTTAATGGCAATTTTACTTGGACCTACTGCATATGGTATTTTAGGAATTACTTTACCATTTCAAGGAATTTTTCAGACTTTATCTGCTGGTGGGCTCCCTCCCGCTATTGCTAAATATGTTGCAGAATACGAAGCTATTGATGAAAAGGACATGGCTCGGCAAACAATCTACACTGCCTTAAAGATTATGGTTTTTCTAGGTTTATTCTTTGGAGTATTGATGATTTTCATTGTTGCTCCATATTTGGCTTATGGTTATTTGGGGAAACCTGAAGCTTTAATCCCTTTACAGATTGTAGGGCTTATTACTCCATTCAGTGTTATTGTTGGTGCATTTAGAGGAGCATTCCAAGGGGTATATAAAATGGAGTATATTGTATATACTCGTGCTGTAGAGCAACTTGGTATGATTTTATTTGCAACTGCATTTGTATTAATAGGTTTATCTACAGTTGGAGCGTTATGGGGTACTGTTTTAGGATATTCTCTTTCTGTTGTAGCGGCGGTTTATATTTTCAAATATCATATGGGAAATTTAATACCGGAACCTAGTGATGATTTTGTTTTTACAAGACGTGATGAATTAAAACTTGCAACTGTCCTGGTTAAATTTTCTATTCCTGTAATTATTACAGCTATTGCTGAAATGCTTATTTATAATATCTGTACAATTGTTATGGGTAAATTTTTAACATTTGATGACATTGGATTTTTCGCTGCGGCAGATCCTATTGCAAGGCTTCCTTTAATTATTTCAATTTCCATCGCAACTACAATTTTACCGGCTTCTTCTGAGGCATTCAAGTTAAAAGACATTGGCATGCTTCAAAAATATGTTTCAGAAGCTTATAAGTTTTCATTGTTGTTTGTTGTTCCGATGTGTGTTGGTCTTGCATTATTTGCAGAACCTACTTTAAGAGTTCTCTACTTTAAAAATCCTGCTTATGTGGCTGGAGCAATGGCATTAGCAATTCTATCTATTGGAATGACCTTTTATTCAATATTTGCTATTTCAACTAGTATTGTTCAAGGTATTGGAAATCCAAGAATTCCTATGTATATTTTAGTTGGCGGGGCTGTTGTTACTGGAGTTCTTAATTGGATAATGGTTCCAACTCTTGGAATCGCTGGTGGTGCACTTGCTACTAGTGTTGCTTGTTTTTTAATGATGGTTCCATGTATATACTTTGTATTTAGATTAACAAAAACCAAAGCTCCTGTTGTTGCAGTAGCTAAAATATTGGTTGCTTCTGCAGTTATGGGTATAGTTGCATACTTTATCCCAAAAAGTACTTTATTTTTATTCCCTGGGATAGTATTATGTATGGTTGTTTACTTTTTTGCTTTGATTTTAGTTAAATTTTTCCAAAAAGATGATATTGAAAGTTTAAGGAAATTTTCATCTAAATTTGGCCCGTTTTCTAAACTTATTAATAAAATGTTAAATTTTGTTGAAAGGATTGAATTTAGATAG
- a CDS encoding flavodoxin family protein encodes MKIFGICASPRNNTTEYALSKAMRRLNEEGFETEMFTCQSKDIKPCMHCDYCLEHKKCIIQDDMGDVYKGLLTADGIILATPVQNGGISSYLSAIMDRTRALEAIDYNILRGKIGMSITVGGDRTGGQDFAHLKNITYFMIHGIIPVSGGPFGSNLGASFWSKDSLDDIKEDYYGMDSLNRTLHEFENFLNKYI; translated from the coding sequence ATGAAGATTTTTGGTATTTGTGCTAGTCCTAGAAATAATACAACTGAATATGCGTTATCAAAAGCTATGAGGAGACTGAATGAAGAAGGTTTTGAAACGGAAATGTTTACTTGCCAATCAAAAGATATTAAACCGTGCATGCATTGTGATTATTGTTTGGAACATAAAAAATGCATAATCCAAGATGACATGGGGGATGTTTATAAAGGTCTTTTAACTGCTGATGGGATTATTTTAGCTACTCCAGTTCAAAATGGTGGTATCAGTAGTTATCTGTCAGCTATTATGGATAGGACTAGAGCATTAGAAGCTATCGATTATAATATTCTAAGAGGTAAAATCGGAATGAGCATCACTGTTGGCGGCGATCGTACAGGTGGACAAGATTTTGCCCATTTAAAAAATATTACTTATTTCATGATACATGGTATTATTCCAGTAAGTGGAGGTCCTTTTGGTTCTAATTTAGGTGCTTCATTCTGGTCAAAAGATTCTTTAGATGATATTAAAGAAGATTATTATGGTATGGATTCATTAAACAGAACTTTGCACGAATTTGAAAATTTTCTAAATAAATATATTTAA
- the cobT gene encoding nicotinate mononucleotide-dependent phosphoribosyltransferase CobT, with the protein MIDGIKTYGSTELIEKLQECDDPVFLLTIGTTDTSTIPDISGAGATPELTVFTPAADAEFLVLGEVHCTRTAAETVVDGAAAPTPARLTKAALQLSNIPFVIIDAGSKVKADVSYYSFGKEHGRDIRTGEGILNPLEIIENGKDLGNELSRRHEMLIIGESIPAGTTTALGVLKALGYEANEKVSGSMPHNPHDLKSKVVDEGLRNAGIIPGEADAIQVIGAVGDPTIPAIAGLVLGSDIPIILAGGTQMAATCAVIKSIQPNFDFSRINLATTVFVAADETADLFGILNQIDSSITVHVVDPKFEDSKHEGLKNYLTGFVKEGAGAGGMMFTALVLGSSVEELREKIEKVCK; encoded by the coding sequence ATGATTGATGGAATAAAAACATATGGATCAACTGAACTTATTGAAAAACTGCAGGAATGTGATGACCCAGTATTCTTACTTACAATAGGAACGACTGATACTTCAACAATTCCAGATATTTCAGGAGCTGGCGCAACACCTGAATTAACAGTATTTACACCAGCAGCAGATGCTGAATTTTTAGTTTTAGGAGAAGTCCATTGTACCCGAACTGCAGCCGAAACAGTTGTTGATGGTGCGGCAGCACCAACACCTGCAAGACTTACAAAAGCGGCACTCCAGCTTTCAAATATCCCATTTGTTATTATTGATGCAGGTTCAAAAGTTAAAGCAGACGTATCATATTACAGTTTTGGAAAAGAACATGGGAGAGATATAAGAACTGGAGAAGGTATTTTAAATCCATTAGAAATTATTGAAAATGGAAAAGATTTAGGTAATGAGCTATCTAGAAGACATGAAATGCTCATCATTGGTGAAAGCATACCTGCAGGAACAACAACAGCACTAGGAGTTTTAAAAGCCTTAGGTTATGAAGCTAATGAAAAAGTTAGTGGAAGTATGCCTCACAATCCACATGATTTAAAATCAAAAGTTGTTGATGAAGGTTTGAGAAATGCTGGAATAATACCCGGTGAAGCAGATGCCATACAAGTGATTGGTGCTGTAGGAGATCCGACAATTCCTGCAATTGCAGGTCTTGTGTTAGGTTCTGATATTCCAATTATTTTAGCAGGCGGGACACAAATGGCAGCAACATGTGCTGTAATAAAATCAATTCAGCCAAACTTTGATTTTTCAAGAATTAATTTAGCTACTACAGTATTTGTTGCAGCTGATGAAACTGCAGATTTATTCGGTATTTTAAATCAGATTGACAGCAGCATTACTGTTCATGTAGTAGATCCTAAATTTGAAGATTCAAAACATGAAGGATTAAAAAATTATTTAACTGGATTTGTTAAAGAAGGTGCAGGTGCTGGAGGAATGATGTTTACAGCACTTGTTTTAGGAAGTTCTGTTGAAGAATTAAGAGAAAAAATAGAAAAAGTATGTAAATAG
- the hisB gene encoding imidazoleglycerol-phosphate dehydratase HisB yields the protein MTRNINVSRKTSETDINIKMNLDGTGKYNISTGVNFFNHMLESFSKHSMIDLDVQARGDIEIDDHHTIEDVGILLGEAFNKAIGDKKGIKRMAHSIVPMDESVATIAIDISGRSYCNMDLKFKNEKIGDMTSDVVIHFFESFAGSAKLNIYGTVEGANDHHKAEAVFKAFAKSIKEAIKIEHNQIPSTKGVL from the coding sequence ATGACTAGGAATATAAATGTTTCAAGAAAGACATCTGAAACTGACATTAATATTAAAATGAATCTTGATGGTACAGGCAAATATAATATTTCAACTGGTGTGAACTTCTTTAATCACATGTTAGAATCGTTTTCAAAGCACAGTATGATTGATTTGGATGTTCAAGCCAGAGGGGATATTGAAATCGATGACCACCACACAATTGAAGATGTTGGAATATTACTTGGTGAAGCATTTAACAAGGCTATTGGTGATAAAAAGGGAATTAAAAGAATGGCACATTCTATTGTTCCAATGGATGAATCAGTAGCAACAATAGCAATAGATATTAGTGGACGTAGCTATTGTAATATGGACTTGAAATTTAAAAATGAAAAAATAGGGGATATGACCTCTGATGTTGTAATTCATTTTTTTGAATCTTTTGCCGGTTCTGCCAAATTAAATATCTATGGTACTGTTGAAGGTGCAAATGATCATCATAAGGCTGAAGCTGTTTTTAAAGCATTTGCAAAATCTATTAAAGAAGCAATCAAAATTGAGCACAATCAGATTCCATCGACAAAAGGTGTTTTATAG